TTGGCAAAGTGGCGAAGACGGCCATCTTGAGCGTCCTTTCTTCAGGTGTGACATCCACAACCTccaagagggaagagatgggccctgcctctctcttaggGGTGATGTCCACAACATTCAGGTGGAAAAAAGACGGATTTGCCTCTTTGTTACGGGTGATGTTCGCAACCTCAAGGTGGGAAGAAGCTGGATCTTGCTGTGTCTCTGGGGTGATGTCCTGAACCTCCAGGTGTGAATTAGCCGGGTCTGCCTCTGTCTTAGGGGTTATTTCCACAACCTCCAAGTGGGAACaagctctgtctgcctctgttttAGGGCCGATGTCCGCAACTTCCAGGTGGGAACAGGCCGGGTCTGCCTCTGTCTTACATGTTATGTCCACAACCTCCAGGTGGGAAGATGccgtgtctgcctgtgtgttatGGGTGATGTCCACAACCTCAAGGTGGGAAGAAGCAGAGTCTGCCTCTATGTTAGCGGTGATGTCCACAACCTCCAGGTGGGAAGAAGCAGGGTCTGCCTCTATGTTAGCGGTGATGTCCACAACCTCCAGGTGGGAAGAAGCAGAGTCTGCCTCTATGTTAGCGGTGATGTCCACAACCTCCAAGTGGGAAGACGCCTGGTCTGCCTCTATGTTAGCGGTGATGTCCACAACCTCCATGTGGGAAGAAGCCGGGTCTGCCTCTGTGTTAGGAGTGACAACAACAATCCTGATGAGCTCTACTACTACAAGTCACCGAGATGTCATCACAACAGGCATATGTCAGAGTGCTCTCTATCATTGCTACTCACCTGCTCGGATGTCTGGAGGTGCGGTGGAGATGGCTGCGGCGACGACAGGGAGGACTGGTAAGGTGGCTGCAGGGGGCTGGAAGCAGCTGGAAGCAGCTCTGTACCTCGTCAGCCACAAAGGCACAGACAGATCTCACAtggctaagcagttgctagggactctcctggaagaagctagctagcttacaaagaataacaacaaaaaatatctagttaacagaagaaaggaagacaaaataaggacaaaagaaggacagaagaaaaaggaaaagaaagaggacaacaaagtgaaacagtcagcacttctattgcaacttcgtatttcgtcgtcctaacgtagtctacactgctatctgcccagcagctagccagctagcaaacgtccaccgtctaccgaatagcagcactgtagaaactattacactcaactgaacgacttgattagtgtagtgttagctagctacatagttgtctttgctgtcttcgtatccaagataattgtgtagtttagagcgtgtagtcttagagtgattatcttaacttaccgaggttagctagccagctatttgtcgtccttaacgtaggagacactgctagctagccaacagctagccaacgtctactgaatagaacttccgcactcaacaacccggtcgcattccgattcgctccacaggtagtatcacatttttcatttcatttcattacagcacaacggtttgatttgtttgatcgtagctagctacatagctagctacatagccgtctgtgtatcaaagataattgtgtagtctagagcgattttctaggttagctagccagctattgtcgttcttttaacgcaacgtaacgtaatcaacactgctagctagccagctagcccccgaatagcagcactgtagaaactactacactcaacggaacgacttgattagtgtagtgtcaacaacgcagccactgtcagctagcctacaaagtcaacaacgcagccactgccagctagcctgcttcagcagtactgtatcatttttaataattttagtcaataagattcttgctacgtaagcttaactttctgaacattcgagacgtgtagtccacttgtcattccaatctccttgcattagcgtagcctcttctgtagcctgtcaactatgtgtctgtctatccctgttctctcctctctgcacagaccatacaaacgctccacaccgcgtggccgctgccaccctaatctggtggtcccagcgcgcacgacccacgtggagttccaggtctccggtagcctctggaactgccgatctgcagccaacaaggcagagttcatctcagcctatgcctccctccaatccctcgacttcttggcactgacagaaacatggatcaccacagataacactgctactcctactgctctctcttcgtccgcccacgtgttctcgcacaccccgagagcttctggtcagcggggtggtggcatagggatccttatctctcccatgtggtcattctctctttctccccttacccatctgtctatcgcctcctttgaatttcatgctgtcacagttaccagccctttcaagcttaacatccttatcatttatcgccctccaggtcccctcggagagttcatcaatgagcttgatgccttgataagctcctttcctgaggacggctcacctctcacagttctgggcgactttaacctccccacgtctacctttgactcattcctctctgcctccttctttccactcctctcctcttttgacctcaccctctcaccttccccccctactcacaaggcaggcaatacgcccgacctcatctttactagatgctgttcttccactaacctcattgcaactcccctccaagtctccgaccactaccttgtatccttttccctctcgctctcatccaac
The Oncorhynchus gorbuscha isolate QuinsamMale2020 ecotype Even-year unplaced genomic scaffold, OgorEven_v1.0 Un_scaffold_5783, whole genome shotgun sequence DNA segment above includes these coding regions:
- the LOC124029198 gene encoding uncharacterized protein LOC124029198 isoform X1, whose protein sequence is MEVVDITANIEADQASSHLEVVDITANIEADSASSHLEVVDITANIEADPASSHLEVVDITANIEADSASSHLEVVDITHNTQADTASSHLEVVDITCKTEADPACSHLEVADIGPKTEADRACSHLEVVEITPKTEADPANSHLEVQDITPETQQDPASSHLEVANITRNKEANPSFFHLNVVDITPKREAGPISSLLEVVDVTPEERTLKMAVFATLPTDIQAEDVAVIIPDVTPHVTKDVTLDVPCKAACKGKVRQFIFRLWRAVCCCTCHKEEEEQY
- the LOC124029198 gene encoding uncharacterized protein LOC124029198 isoform X2, which gives rise to MEVVDITANIEADQASSHLEVVDITANIEADSASSHLEVVDITANIEADPASSHLEVVDITANIEADSASSHLEVVDITHNTQADTASSHLEVVDIGPKTEADRACSHLEVVEITPKTEADPANSHLEVQDITPETQQDPASSHLEVANITRNKEANPSFFHLNVVDITPKREAGPISSLLEVVDVTPEERTLKMAVFATLPTDIQAEDVAVIIPDVTPHVTKDVTLDVPCKAACKGKVRQFIFRLWRAVCCCTCHKEEEEQY